A region of Etheostoma cragini isolate CJK2018 chromosome 2, CSU_Ecrag_1.0, whole genome shotgun sequence DNA encodes the following proteins:
- the fam114a1 gene encoding protein NOXP20 isoform X1 — translation MSHTDADPYADISPSPTQPPHTDPGLCQDVPAAFALPSGPLQPPLIPESFNLPQSTTEEPTTEDTITMTNASECPTDQPEPAPEGQVIICDQPVSLEPNKEAAQEDVERSLQEKEKGWGGWSSWGKSLLSSATSTVGQSLTSVKTKAGEALRLHRTSVGEEAQEEEEGAEGEKKEGGGESGEAELSSSGEYIVSAAASGRGVFSTITHAVQNTGKSVISGGLDALEFIGKKTMTVLAETDPGFKKTKTLMQKTVSLSQMLKEAKEKERARLGNHPISAPTAHYGILFDDYQGLSHLEALEILSNESEVKVQAFLSSLIEEEQEEVKNELIFIKNIFIKQEEGEEEENNKEEEKGGGEQTKDNGDHSSQLHCSTPLSADGEEFVSVLTELLFELHIAATPDKLSKARMRAHDWVSVVEQPVTTKTVDQEMQDQPAGEASPGEKGTEEKKKNEEHGEEVKEGEEKKEKENDPRSVEAVYLSSVGSLAEVTARSIEQLHKVAELILHGQDLEKPARDQAHILAKLTYAMCKEVECLAKKFSDTLLFVGGQRKAEELNPLVDNVLLEGCNCTNYIENALQLLLPILQISHIQSQHCRSTTEPAVQIQH, via the exons ATGTCCCACACTGATGCAGACCCCTATGCTGACATCAGCCCTTCACCCACTCAACCCCCTCACACAGACCCTGGTCTCTGTCAGGATGTCCCAGCAGCCTTTGCACTGCCTTCAGGTCCTCTGCAGCCCCCTTTGATCCCTGAGAGTTTCAACCTCCCACAATCCACCACTGAGGAGCCGACTACAGAGGACACTATCACCATGACTAACGCTTCAGAGTGTCCAACTGACCAACCAGAGCCTGCCCCTGAGGGTCAGGTGATCATATGTGACCAACCAGTAAGCCTGGAGCCGAACAAAGAGGCTGCACAGGAGGATGTGGAG aggtCACttcaggagaaagaaaaaggttgGGGAGGTTGGAGTTCATGGGGAAAATCTCTTCTGAGCAGTGCCACTTCCACAGTGG ggCAGAGCCTTACTTCAGTTAAAACCAAGGCAGGAGAAGCTCTGCGTCTCCACAGGACCTCAGTAGGAGAGGAGGCacaagaagaggaggagggagccgagggggagaagaaagagggaggaggtgAAAGTGGAGAGGCTGAGCTGTCCAGTTCTGGGGAGTATATTGTTAGTGCTGCTGCCTCTGGCAGGGGAGTCTTCTCTACGATCACACACGCTGTGCAGAACACA GGTAAGTCAGTGATCAGTGGAGGTTTGGATGCCTTGGAGTTTATTGGAAAGAAGACCATGACTGTTCTTGCTGAGACTGACCCGGGTTTCAAAAAGACCAAGACCCTGATGCAGAAGACTGTATCGCTGAGTCAG atgttaaAGGAAGCCAAAGAGAAAGAGCGGGCCCGTCTGGGCAACCATCCAATCAGTGCACCCACAGCTCACTACGGTATTCTGTTTGACGACTACCAGGGCTTGTCACACCTCGAGGCTCTGGAGATTCTGTCCAATGAGAGTGAGGTTAAG GTCCAagccttcctctcctccttaattgaagaggagcaggaggaggtgaAAAATGAGCTGATTTTCATTAAGAATATCTTCATCAAgcaagaggaaggagaggaagaggaaaacaacaaagaggaggaaaaaggaggaggagaacagACGAAGGATAACGGTGATCATAGTTCCCAATTACACTGTTCTACCCCCCTGT CGGCCGATGGCGAGGAGTTTGTGAGCGTTCTCACTGAGCTGCTGTTTGAGCTTCATATTGCTGCAACGCCAGACAAACTCAGCAAG GCTCGGATGAGGGCCCATGATTGGGTGAGCGTGGTGGAACAGCCTGTCACTACAAAGACTGTTGACCAGGAAATGCAGGACCAGCCGGCTGGAGAGGCCTCACCTGGAGAGAAGGGAacggaggagaagaaaaaaaatgaagagcatggggaggaggtgaaggaaggagaggaaaaaaaggagaaagagaacgACCCCAGATCTGTAGAG GCTGTGTACCTGTCATCAGTCGGCAGTCTTGCAGAAGTGACTGCTCGCAGTATTGAGCAGCTCCACAAGGTGGCAGAACTCATCCTCCATGGCCAGGACCTGGAGAAACCAGCGAGAGACCAGGCACACATCCTCGCCAA gttGACATATGCCATGTGTAAAGAGGTGGAGTGCTTGGCCAAGAAGTTCTCTGATACACTGCTTTTTGTTggg GGTCAGAGGAAAGCAGAGGAGTTGAATCCGCTGGTAGATAATGTGCTGTTAGAG GGTTGTAACTGTACAAACTACATTGAGAATGCATTGCAACTGCTGCTGCCCATCCTCCAGATCTCCCACATCCAGAGCCAGCACTGTCGGTCCACCACAGAACCAGCAGTACAGATAcagcactaa
- the fam114a1 gene encoding protein NOXP20 isoform X2: MSHTDADPYADISPSPTQPPHTDPGLCQDVPAAFALPSGPLQPPLIPESFNLPQSTTEEPTTEDTITMTNASECPTDQPEPAPEGQVIICDQPVSLEPNKEAAQEDVERSLQEKEKGWGGWSSWGKSLLSSATSTVGQSLTSVKTKAGEALRLHRTSVGEEAQEEEEGAEGEKKEGGGESGEAELSSSGEYIVSAAASGRGVFSTITHAVQNTGKSVISGGLDALEFIGKKTMTVLAETDPGFKKTKTLMQKTVSLSQMLKEAKEKERARLGNHPISAPTAHYGILFDDYQGLSHLEALEILSNESEVKVQAFLSSLIEEEQEEVKNELIFIKNIFIKQEEGEEEENNKEEEKGGGEQTKDNAADGEEFVSVLTELLFELHIAATPDKLSKARMRAHDWVSVVEQPVTTKTVDQEMQDQPAGEASPGEKGTEEKKKNEEHGEEVKEGEEKKEKENDPRSVEAVYLSSVGSLAEVTARSIEQLHKVAELILHGQDLEKPARDQAHILAKLTYAMCKEVECLAKKFSDTLLFVGGQRKAEELNPLVDNVLLEGCNCTNYIENALQLLLPILQISHIQSQHCRSTTEPAVQIQH, from the exons ATGTCCCACACTGATGCAGACCCCTATGCTGACATCAGCCCTTCACCCACTCAACCCCCTCACACAGACCCTGGTCTCTGTCAGGATGTCCCAGCAGCCTTTGCACTGCCTTCAGGTCCTCTGCAGCCCCCTTTGATCCCTGAGAGTTTCAACCTCCCACAATCCACCACTGAGGAGCCGACTACAGAGGACACTATCACCATGACTAACGCTTCAGAGTGTCCAACTGACCAACCAGAGCCTGCCCCTGAGGGTCAGGTGATCATATGTGACCAACCAGTAAGCCTGGAGCCGAACAAAGAGGCTGCACAGGAGGATGTGGAG aggtCACttcaggagaaagaaaaaggttgGGGAGGTTGGAGTTCATGGGGAAAATCTCTTCTGAGCAGTGCCACTTCCACAGTGG ggCAGAGCCTTACTTCAGTTAAAACCAAGGCAGGAGAAGCTCTGCGTCTCCACAGGACCTCAGTAGGAGAGGAGGCacaagaagaggaggagggagccgagggggagaagaaagagggaggaggtgAAAGTGGAGAGGCTGAGCTGTCCAGTTCTGGGGAGTATATTGTTAGTGCTGCTGCCTCTGGCAGGGGAGTCTTCTCTACGATCACACACGCTGTGCAGAACACA GGTAAGTCAGTGATCAGTGGAGGTTTGGATGCCTTGGAGTTTATTGGAAAGAAGACCATGACTGTTCTTGCTGAGACTGACCCGGGTTTCAAAAAGACCAAGACCCTGATGCAGAAGACTGTATCGCTGAGTCAG atgttaaAGGAAGCCAAAGAGAAAGAGCGGGCCCGTCTGGGCAACCATCCAATCAGTGCACCCACAGCTCACTACGGTATTCTGTTTGACGACTACCAGGGCTTGTCACACCTCGAGGCTCTGGAGATTCTGTCCAATGAGAGTGAGGTTAAG GTCCAagccttcctctcctccttaattgaagaggagcaggaggaggtgaAAAATGAGCTGATTTTCATTAAGAATATCTTCATCAAgcaagaggaaggagaggaagaggaaaacaacaaagaggaggaaaaaggaggaggagaacagACGAAGGATAACG CGGCCGATGGCGAGGAGTTTGTGAGCGTTCTCACTGAGCTGCTGTTTGAGCTTCATATTGCTGCAACGCCAGACAAACTCAGCAAG GCTCGGATGAGGGCCCATGATTGGGTGAGCGTGGTGGAACAGCCTGTCACTACAAAGACTGTTGACCAGGAAATGCAGGACCAGCCGGCTGGAGAGGCCTCACCTGGAGAGAAGGGAacggaggagaagaaaaaaaatgaagagcatggggaggaggtgaaggaaggagaggaaaaaaaggagaaagagaacgACCCCAGATCTGTAGAG GCTGTGTACCTGTCATCAGTCGGCAGTCTTGCAGAAGTGACTGCTCGCAGTATTGAGCAGCTCCACAAGGTGGCAGAACTCATCCTCCATGGCCAGGACCTGGAGAAACCAGCGAGAGACCAGGCACACATCCTCGCCAA gttGACATATGCCATGTGTAAAGAGGTGGAGTGCTTGGCCAAGAAGTTCTCTGATACACTGCTTTTTGTTggg GGTCAGAGGAAAGCAGAGGAGTTGAATCCGCTGGTAGATAATGTGCTGTTAGAG GGTTGTAACTGTACAAACTACATTGAGAATGCATTGCAACTGCTGCTGCCCATCCTCCAGATCTCCCACATCCAGAGCCAGCACTGTCGGTCCACCACAGAACCAGCAGTACAGATAcagcactaa
- the klf3 gene encoding Krueppel-like factor 3 isoform X2, whose product MLMYDYPLKTDMETSFYSSLVKTPEQYGVIFSHPAHLFHSTHMHAFTQSQSPSNLTHTQLEPVDLSVSKRSSSTSSSSSPPCSSASSPASSHSSPPSPYSSAPRPSPRCSPPHSQLRSSPPTSSLSYSTMVAPMIGSGAGVIQGSGVMMSPVMLPLSVLYPSSLHLHQSIMVSPPVANDDDHHRSREPVHCGDTHDLHKPVKTEPRPELAHDRHSSHEMKSSVVRIPHEYGCNNPSVIVHSGAKHPLPAESPDTLKKRRIHRCDFNGCNKVYTKSSHLKAHRRTHTGEKPYKCMWEGCTWKFARSDELTRHFRKHTGVKPFQCPDCERSFSRSDHLALHKKRHLLV is encoded by the exons ATGCTGATGTATGACTACCCTCTAAAGACAGACATGGAGACG tcattCTACTCTTCGTTAGTGAAAACCCCGGAGCAATACGGAGTGATCTTCTCCCATCCCGCCCACCTCTTCCACTCCACGCACATGCACGCCTTCACCCAGTCCCAATCCCCTAGcaacctcacacacacccagctGGAGCCTGTGGACCTGTCAGTCAGCAAGCGTTCGTCCTccacttcttcttcctcctcccctccctgctcctctgcctcctccccGGCCTCCTCACACAGCTCCCCGCCTTCCCCCTACAGCTCGGCTCCCCGCCCCTCCCCCCGCTGCTCCCCCCCACATTCCCAGCTGCGCTCCTCGCCCCCTACTTCCTCACTTTCTTACTCCACCATGGTGGCTCCCATGATCGGCTCAGGAGCCGGAGTCATCCAGGGGTCAGGGGTCATGATGTCTCCAGTCATGttgcctctgtctgtcctctacCCTTCGTCTCTCCACCTGCATCAGTCCATTATGGTGAGCCCACCTGTCGCCAATGATGACGACCATCATCGAAGCAGGGAGCCAG TTCACTGTGGTGACACCCATGACCTGCACAAGCCGGTCAAAACAGAGCCTCGCCCTGAGCTTGCTCATGACAGGCACAGCAGCCACGAGATGAAATCATCAGTCGTCAGAATACCACACGAATACGG GTGTAACAACCCATCAGTAATAGTTCATTCGGGCGCAAAGCATCCTCTCCCTGCCGAGTCTCCCGACACACTGAAAAAGCGGCGAATTCACCGCTGCGACTTCAATGGCTGCAACAAAGTGTATACCAAGAGCTCCCACCTCAAAGCACACCGCAGGACACACACCG GTGAGAAACCCTACAAGTGCATGTGGGAAGGCTGCACATGGAAGTTTGCCCGTTCAGATGAGCTGACGAGACACTTCCGCAAGCACACAGGAGTCAAACCGTTCCAGTGCCCCGACTGTGAACGCAGCTTCTCCCGGTCCGACCACCTGGCTTTGCACAAGAAACGCCACCTCCTGGTATGA
- the klf3 gene encoding Krueppel-like factor 3 isoform X1, producing MLMYDYPLKTDMETSFYSSLVKTPEQYGVIFSHPAHLFHSTHMHAFTQSQSPSNLTHTQLEPVDLSVSKRSSSTSSSSSPPCSSASSPASSHSSPPSPYSSAPRPSPRCSPPHSQLRSSPPTSSLSYSTMVAPMIGSGAGVIQGSGVMMSPVMLPLSVLYPSSLHLHQSIMVSPPVANDDDHHRSRELYPVHCGDTHDLHKPVKTEPRPELAHDRHSSHEMKSSVVRIPHEYGCNNPSVIVHSGAKHPLPAESPDTLKKRRIHRCDFNGCNKVYTKSSHLKAHRRTHTGEKPYKCMWEGCTWKFARSDELTRHFRKHTGVKPFQCPDCERSFSRSDHLALHKKRHLLV from the exons ATGCTGATGTATGACTACCCTCTAAAGACAGACATGGAGACG tcattCTACTCTTCGTTAGTGAAAACCCCGGAGCAATACGGAGTGATCTTCTCCCATCCCGCCCACCTCTTCCACTCCACGCACATGCACGCCTTCACCCAGTCCCAATCCCCTAGcaacctcacacacacccagctGGAGCCTGTGGACCTGTCAGTCAGCAAGCGTTCGTCCTccacttcttcttcctcctcccctccctgctcctctgcctcctccccGGCCTCCTCACACAGCTCCCCGCCTTCCCCCTACAGCTCGGCTCCCCGCCCCTCCCCCCGCTGCTCCCCCCCACATTCCCAGCTGCGCTCCTCGCCCCCTACTTCCTCACTTTCTTACTCCACCATGGTGGCTCCCATGATCGGCTCAGGAGCCGGAGTCATCCAGGGGTCAGGGGTCATGATGTCTCCAGTCATGttgcctctgtctgtcctctacCCTTCGTCTCTCCACCTGCATCAGTCCATTATGGTGAGCCCACCTGTCGCCAATGATGACGACCATCATCGAAGCAGGGAGC TCTACCCAGTTCACTGTGGTGACACCCATGACCTGCACAAGCCGGTCAAAACAGAGCCTCGCCCTGAGCTTGCTCATGACAGGCACAGCAGCCACGAGATGAAATCATCAGTCGTCAGAATACCACACGAATACGG GTGTAACAACCCATCAGTAATAGTTCATTCGGGCGCAAAGCATCCTCTCCCTGCCGAGTCTCCCGACACACTGAAAAAGCGGCGAATTCACCGCTGCGACTTCAATGGCTGCAACAAAGTGTATACCAAGAGCTCCCACCTCAAAGCACACCGCAGGACACACACCG GTGAGAAACCCTACAAGTGCATGTGGGAAGGCTGCACATGGAAGTTTGCCCGTTCAGATGAGCTGACGAGACACTTCCGCAAGCACACAGGAGTCAAACCGTTCCAGTGCCCCGACTGTGAACGCAGCTTCTCCCGGTCCGACCACCTGGCTTTGCACAAGAAACGCCACCTCCTGGTATGA